From Haemorhous mexicanus isolate bHaeMex1 chromosome 1, bHaeMex1.pri, whole genome shotgun sequence, one genomic window encodes:
- the PSMG2 gene encoding proteasome assembly chaperone 2 — protein sequence MFIPCDRGGGSATPDFKGFTLLMPAVSVGNVGQLAVDLVISTLDMTKVGYFYTDCLVPMVGNNPYATAEENSVELSINAEVYSLPSKKLVVLQIRSPFIKNKYRPFCETLLSWVKSSKCARVVLLSSSHAYQRDDEQLLGTPLRYLLTPDLEQAVGGRMKELNWKEMEKVAAYPGINNTDKVLHIPGGGITKLLFTESCSEGIQMAVLLKFCSEGDNIPDAFVLVNYLNEWLQLIKSESNNSTDPSSQWKIPSSWRLLFGNGLPPALF from the exons ATGTTCATTCCGTGCGACCGCGGCGGGGGCTCGGCCACCCCCGACTTTAAAGGCTTCACCCTGCTCATG CCAGCAGTGTCCGTGGGGAATGTCGGTCAGTTGGCAGTAGATCTGGTGATTTCCACACTTGACATGACTAAAGTTGGTTACTTCTACACCGATTGCCTGGTGCCAATGGTTGGAAATAACCCATATGcaacagcagaggaaaactcaGTGGAGCTGAGTATAAATGCTGAAG TGTACTCCTTACCTTCAAAGAAACTTGTAGTTCTGCAGATCAGATCACCTTTTATAAAG AACAAGTACAGGCCATTCTGTGAAACCCTGCTTTCTTGGGTGAAGAGCAGCAAATGTGCCAGGGTTGTCCTTCTGTCCAGCAGCCACGCCTACCAGCGCGATGATGAGCAGCTTCTGGG GACACCACTGCGCTACCTGCTCACACCCGATCTGGAGCAAGCAGTTGGAGGCCGCATGAAGGAGCTAAactggaaagaaatggaaaaagtaGCAGCTTATCCTGGAATAAATAATACAGACAAAGTTCTGCATATACCTGGAGGTGGCATCACAAAACTATTGTTTACTGAGAG CTGTTCAGAGGGAATACAAATGGCAGTTCTTCTGAAATTTTGCTCAGAAGGAGACAACATCCCTGATGCATTTGTTCTTGTTAACTATCTTAATGAATGGCTCCAGCTAATTAAAAGTGAA AGCAACAATTCCACAGATCCTTCTTCACAGTGGAAGATACCGAGTTCTTGGCGCCTGCTTTTTGGCAACGGTCTCCCACCTGCCCTCTTCTGA